The Bacillus carboniphilus genome contains a region encoding:
- a CDS encoding glycerophosphodiester phosphodiesterase, translating into MTQILAHRGEAAYFPENTMLAFKEGLKSGADGIELDVQLTKDGEVVVIHDERLERTTNGTGLVKDHSYSEIQRLDASYKFKDLNQKVGIPLLKEVLHLFQSYPDKLLNIELKNGIIDYKGIEEKVIKLVRLYQLEEQVVISSFNHYSLAECNQINPEIETAILYYENLYKPWDYVEKIGAKSIHPYQLSIRSAILEKCLQRNIPVRPFTINDEVTMKKMFKWNVSSIITDDPKKAIKIRKLEK; encoded by the coding sequence TTGACACAGATATTGGCGCATAGAGGGGAAGCTGCTTATTTCCCAGAGAATACGATGTTGGCGTTTAAGGAAGGTCTGAAAAGTGGGGCTGACGGAATTGAATTGGATGTTCAACTTACAAAGGATGGAGAAGTTGTTGTCATTCATGATGAACGACTGGAACGAACAACAAACGGTACAGGTTTAGTCAAGGATCATTCATATAGTGAGATTCAACGATTGGATGCGAGCTACAAATTCAAAGACCTCAACCAAAAAGTAGGCATTCCTCTATTGAAAGAGGTCTTGCACTTATTTCAGTCTTACCCTGACAAATTACTTAATATTGAACTAAAAAATGGTATTATTGATTATAAGGGTATAGAGGAAAAAGTAATAAAGTTGGTTAGGCTATATCAATTGGAAGAGCAAGTTGTTATTTCTTCATTCAACCATTACAGTTTAGCAGAGTGTAATCAAATAAATCCAGAAATTGAAACGGCTATCTTATATTATGAAAACTTATATAAACCTTGGGATTATGTTGAAAAAATTGGAGCAAAGTCGATTCATCCATATCAATTATCAATTCGGTCAGCCATTTTAGAAAAATGTTTACAACGTAATATACCTGTAAGGCCCTTTACAATTAATGATGAGGTTACAATGAAAAAAATGTTTAAATGGAATGTCTCTTCTATTATTACTGATGATCCTAAAAAGGCAATTAAAATAAGGAAGTTAGAGAAATAA
- the spo0A gene encoding sporulation transcription factor Spo0A, with protein sequence MKKIKVCLVDDNRELVHLLEEYVSNQEDMEIVGVAYNGQDCLTILEEKKPDVLVLDIIMPHIDGLAVLEKMKDLKQESQPNVIMLTAFGQEDVTKKAVDLGASYFILKPFDMENLVSHIREVAGSPSPIIKRSTGERMENKPKNLDASITSIIHEIGVPAHIKGYMYLREAISMVYKDIELLGSITKVLYPDIAKKYNTTASRVERAIRHAIEVAWSRGNIDSISSLFGYTVSMSKAKPTNSEFIAMVADKLRLEHKAS encoded by the coding sequence GTGAAGAAAATCAAAGTATGTTTAGTTGATGATAACAGGGAGCTTGTGCACCTACTCGAAGAATACGTGTCAAATCAAGAGGATATGGAAATAGTTGGAGTTGCTTATAATGGCCAAGATTGTTTAACGATCTTAGAAGAAAAAAAGCCAGATGTACTCGTTTTGGATATTATAATGCCCCATATAGATGGTTTGGCCGTATTAGAAAAAATGAAGGATTTGAAACAGGAAAGTCAGCCGAATGTCATTATGTTGACAGCATTTGGACAGGAAGATGTAACAAAAAAAGCTGTCGATTTAGGGGCTTCTTATTTTATCTTAAAACCCTTTGATATGGAGAATTTAGTTAGTCATATTAGAGAAGTTGCAGGAAGTCCTTCACCTATTATTAAAAGATCCACAGGTGAAAGAATGGAAAATAAGCCAAAAAATTTGGATGCGAGTATTACAAGTATTATTCATGAAATAGGAGTACCAGCTCATATTAAAGGGTATATGTATTTACGAGAAGCCATTTCTATGGTTTATAAGGATATTGAATTACTTGGATCTATTACCAAGGTATTATACCCAGATATTGCTAAAAAGTATAATACAACGGCTTCTAGAGTTGAACGAGCGATTCGCCATGCGATTGAAGTCGCCTGGAGCAGGGGAAATATTGACTCCATTTCTTCTTTATTTGGATATACTGTAAGTATGTCGAAGGCTAAGCCGACAAATAGTGAATTTATTGCCATGGTTGCAGATAAATTGCGCTTAGAACATAAAGCTTCCTGA
- the spoIVB gene encoding SpoIVB peptidase, with protein sequence MKINIIKKLIGVILLVSFVSICFSQPVQKYVNIPNQMTIFTNHTVSIPTTSAKYSNNSDAIKVSKNNMNTTIKGQKEGKGQVVMDIAGVPIKKMNVNVIPEYKVVPGGQSIGVKLHSLGVLVVGFHQVNTNGGKASPAELAGIEIGDIITQINNKKIERLKDVAPFIQEAGKTGESLELVLKRNDELVETTLVPIKDKNDKSYRIGLYIRDSAAGIGTMTFYDPKTKKYGALGHVISDMDTRKPIVVQDGQLVSSTVTSIQKGSNGSPGEKLARFSKQKEVIGTITKNSPFGIFGELNKPIHQSLINKPIPVAMSHEVKKGPAKIYTVVDHNKVEEFDVEIISTISQKFPAVKGMVLKITDKDLLNKTGGIVQGMSGSPIIQNGKIIGAVTHVFVNDSTSGYGVHIEWMLQEAGIDIYNAGDQNKAA encoded by the coding sequence TTGAAAATAAACATTATAAAAAAATTAATCGGTGTAATTCTCCTTGTTTCATTTGTTTCTATTTGTTTTTCCCAACCTGTTCAAAAGTATGTAAACATACCAAATCAAATGACCATTTTTACTAATCACACTGTTTCAATCCCGACAACCTCAGCGAAATACTCAAATAATTCTGATGCCATAAAAGTTAGCAAAAATAATATGAATACAACTATTAAAGGTCAAAAAGAAGGTAAAGGCCAAGTTGTTATGGATATCGCTGGGGTACCAATAAAAAAAATGAATGTAAATGTTATACCTGAATATAAGGTGGTTCCAGGAGGACAATCCATAGGGGTGAAACTTCATTCTTTAGGAGTGTTAGTGGTTGGGTTTCATCAAGTCAACACAAACGGTGGTAAAGCATCTCCTGCTGAACTTGCAGGAATTGAAATAGGGGATATCATTACTCAAATAAATAATAAAAAAATTGAAAGGCTAAAGGATGTTGCTCCATTTATCCAAGAAGCAGGTAAAACAGGGGAATCTTTAGAACTAGTTTTAAAAAGAAACGATGAACTTGTAGAAACAACACTAGTTCCCATTAAAGATAAAAATGATAAGTCTTATCGTATTGGCTTATATATTCGTGATTCTGCTGCTGGAATAGGAACGATGACTTTTTATGATCCAAAAACAAAAAAGTATGGAGCATTAGGTCATGTTATTTCTGATATGGATACAAGAAAACCAATAGTTGTTCAAGATGGACAATTAGTAAGTTCAACTGTCACTTCCATTCAAAAAGGAAGTAATGGTAGTCCAGGAGAAAAATTAGCGAGGTTTTCAAAACAAAAAGAAGTAATTGGGACAATTACAAAAAATAGCCCTTTCGGAATTTTTGGGGAATTAAATAAACCTATTCATCAGTCGTTAATCAATAAACCTATCCCGGTTGCCATGAGCCACGAGGTAAAAAAAGGACCTGCCAAGATTTATACTGTAGTTGATCATAATAAAGTAGAGGAATTCGACGTAGAAATTATCAGCACAATTTCTCAAAAATTCCCAGCTGTAAAAGGGATGGTTTTAAAAATAACAGACAAAGATCTATTAAACAAAACAGGCGGAATTGTTCAAGGGATGAGTGGAAGCCCTATAATCCAAAATGGGAAGATAATAGGGGCGGTTACTCATGTATTCGTTAATGATTCTACTAGTGGCTATGGGGTTCACATTGAATGGATGCTCCAAGAAGCGGGGATTGATATATATAACGCAGGTGATCAAAATAAAGCAGCATAA
- the recN gene encoding DNA repair protein RecN: MLAELSIKNFAIIESLTVSFEKGLTVLTGETGAGKSIIIDAIFLLAGGRGSSEFVRHGEQKAELEGLFLLDNEQHQCIDKCEQFGIEVLDGMIVMQRHISSNGKSVCRINGKLVTISILREVGSHLIDIHGQHDNQVLMNQEKHLSLLDQFCHEEISPALIAYQELYEKYASFKKKMLSLSENEQEMVHRLDLIQFQLNEIENAQLQPQEDERLEEELNKLSNFESVYKKLTVSYEALQGEQRGLDWIGLAMNHLEEVSQISEELKTMYEQMSNSYYLIEELTFQMRNELDQLEFDPKKLDEIQSRLNEISQLKRKYGHTVEEILSYASVIEEEIDTILNRENHLSKLDDELKSISDDLRVEANNLTVLRKKFADQLRKQIHQELKELYMEKTQFYIEFITRKEHFKEYGVDDIAFYLSPNPGESAKPLSKIASGGELSRIMLAMKSIFSIHQEVTSIIFDEVDTGVSGRVAQAIAEKIYKVSSSSQVICITHLPQVAAMADTHLLISKSIHNNRTTTNVEPLPNQKKVAEIARMLAGAEITNLSKQHAKELLDMAKSIKYTTLS, encoded by the coding sequence CTGTTAGCAGAATTATCAATTAAAAATTTTGCCATAATCGAAAGCCTTACTGTTTCTTTTGAAAAAGGACTCACGGTTTTAACAGGAGAAACAGGTGCTGGTAAATCCATTATTATTGATGCAATTTTTTTATTAGCAGGAGGAAGAGGATCTTCTGAGTTTGTTCGACATGGCGAGCAAAAAGCAGAACTAGAAGGGTTATTTTTATTGGATAATGAACAACATCAATGTATTGATAAATGTGAGCAATTTGGGATTGAAGTTTTGGATGGTATGATTGTCATGCAAAGACATATATCATCTAATGGTAAAAGTGTGTGCCGTATAAATGGTAAATTAGTGACGATTTCTATCTTAAGGGAGGTAGGGAGTCATTTAATTGACATTCATGGTCAACACGATAACCAAGTCCTAATGAATCAAGAAAAGCACCTTTCCTTACTTGATCAGTTTTGTCATGAAGAAATTTCACCTGCACTTATAGCTTATCAAGAACTGTATGAAAAATACGCTAGCTTTAAGAAGAAAATGTTATCGCTTTCTGAAAATGAACAAGAGATGGTTCACCGGTTAGATCTAATCCAATTTCAGCTAAATGAAATTGAAAATGCACAACTACAACCGCAAGAAGATGAACGATTAGAAGAAGAATTAAATAAATTATCTAATTTTGAAAGTGTTTATAAAAAACTCACTGTGAGTTATGAAGCACTGCAAGGAGAACAACGGGGACTTGATTGGATAGGGCTAGCAATGAACCATTTAGAAGAAGTGTCACAAATTAGTGAAGAATTAAAAACCATGTATGAACAAATGTCTAATAGTTATTATTTGATTGAGGAATTAACATTCCAAATGAGAAATGAGTTAGATCAACTTGAATTTGATCCTAAAAAGCTAGATGAAATACAATCTCGATTGAATGAAATATCTCAGTTAAAAAGAAAATATGGACATACCGTTGAAGAAATTTTATCTTATGCCTCGGTTATTGAAGAGGAAATTGACACGATTTTAAACCGTGAAAATCATTTGTCCAAACTGGATGATGAACTTAAATCGATATCCGATGATTTACGTGTAGAAGCAAACAATTTAACAGTACTTCGAAAAAAGTTTGCAGACCAGTTAAGAAAGCAAATTCATCAAGAGTTAAAAGAGCTTTACATGGAAAAAACCCAATTTTATATCGAATTTATAACTCGAAAAGAACATTTTAAAGAGTACGGGGTAGATGATATAGCGTTTTATTTATCTCCAAATCCGGGTGAATCAGCGAAACCTCTCTCTAAAATCGCTTCTGGAGGAGAATTATCGAGAATTATGTTAGCAATGAAAAGTATTTTCTCGATTCATCAAGAGGTTACCTCGATAATATTTGATGAAGTAGACACAGGTGTAAGTGGGAGAGTGGCTCAAGCAATTGCGGAAAAAATTTACAAAGTTTCTTCCAGTTCGCAAGTCATTTGTATTACTCATTTGCCCCAAGTTGCAGCAATGGCAGACACTCATTTGTTAATCTCTAAATCCATTCATAATAATCGAACAACAACGAACGTTGAACCCTTACCAAATCAGAAAAAAGTAGCAGAAATTGCTCGAATGCTAGCAGGTGCTGAAATTACCAATCTTTCTAAACAACATGCAAAAGAATTGCTTGATATGGCAAAATCAATAAAATACACGACTTTATCATAA
- the ahrC gene encoding transcriptional regulator AhrC/ArgR — MNKGQRHIRIRELITALEIETQDDLVDLLKQAGFNVTQATVSRDIKELHLVKVPMMDGRYKYSLPADQRFNPLQKLKRLMMDAFVKIEGASHMLVMKTLPGNANAIGALIDNLDWEEILGTICGDDTCLIVCRTQEDTEVVSNRLLDML, encoded by the coding sequence ATGAACAAAGGTCAGAGACATATAAGAATTAGAGAATTAATAACAGCACTTGAAATAGAAACACAAGATGATCTTGTTGACTTATTAAAGCAGGCAGGATTTAATGTTACTCAAGCTACAGTTTCAAGAGATATTAAAGAATTACATTTAGTAAAAGTACCAATGATGGATGGACGCTACAAATACAGCCTTCCGGCTGATCAACGATTTAATCCACTACAAAAACTAAAGCGATTAATGATGGATGCGTTTGTTAAGATTGAAGGGGCCAGTCACATGCTTGTCATGAAAACTCTTCCTGGAAACGCAAACGCTATCGGAGCCTTAATTGATAACCTTGATTGGGAAGAAATTTTAGGGACGATATGCGGAGATGATACGTGTTTAATCGTATGCAGAACACAAGAGGATACTGAGGTAGTATCCAATCGTCTATTAGATATGCTTTAA
- a CDS encoding TlyA family RNA methyltransferase, which translates to MMSKKERLDVLLVERGLMDSREKAKRSIMAGLIFSNEERLDKPGEKVSVDIPLTVKGAEHPYVSRGGLKLEKAIEVFGISFNGKLLVDIGSSTGGFTDCALQNGARGSYAVDVGYNQLAWKLRQDNRVVVMERTNFRYAKPLDFAEGLPDVASIDVSFISLKIILPVLKSILIQKGHVIALVKPQFEAGRDSVGKKGIVREKKTHVEVLNDITTFSSSIGFDCVNLTFSPITGGEGNIEFLLHLKWEGKEEGDIILPTSIDKVVTDAHLQLKKSREQE; encoded by the coding sequence ATTATGAGCAAAAAAGAAAGATTAGATGTATTATTGGTTGAGCGAGGCTTAATGGATTCTAGAGAAAAAGCGAAACGTTCGATCATGGCTGGACTTATTTTTAGCAACGAAGAAAGACTGGATAAACCAGGTGAAAAAGTAAGTGTTGATATTCCTCTAACGGTTAAAGGAGCGGAGCACCCATATGTTAGCCGCGGAGGTTTAAAATTAGAAAAAGCAATTGAGGTTTTTGGTATTTCCTTTAATGGGAAACTATTAGTAGACATTGGGTCTTCTACAGGAGGTTTTACGGACTGTGCTCTACAAAATGGGGCTCGTGGTTCCTATGCAGTAGATGTAGGGTATAATCAGTTAGCGTGGAAATTACGTCAAGATAACCGTGTTGTCGTAATGGAAAGAACGAATTTTCGTTACGCAAAACCTTTGGACTTTGCTGAAGGACTACCGGATGTTGCTTCTATTGACGTTTCATTTATATCATTAAAAATCATATTGCCTGTTTTAAAATCGATATTAATACAAAAGGGGCATGTAATTGCATTAGTAAAGCCACAATTTGAAGCTGGAAGAGATTCCGTAGGAAAAAAAGGAATCGTTCGTGAGAAAAAGACCCATGTTGAAGTTTTAAATGATATTACCACTTTTTCTTCAAGTATTGGTTTTGATTGTGTTAACTTAACCTTCTCACCTATCACAGGAGGGGAAGGGAATATCGAATTCCTTCTTCATTTAAAATGGGAAGGAAAAGAAGAGGGTGACATTATTCTTCCGACTTCGATCGATAAAGTGGTAACAGATGCACATCTACAATTGAAAAAGAGTAGAGAACAGGAATAA
- the dxs gene encoding 1-deoxy-D-xylulose-5-phosphate synthase produces MDLTNIENPQFLKHLSKEQLEQLSYDIRQFLIEKLSKTGGHIGPNLGVVELTIALHKVFDSPKDKFLWDVGHQAYVHKILTGRAKDFDTLRQYKGLSGFPKRAESEHDVWETGHSSTSLSAAMGMVIARDIKRSNEHIVPIIGDGALTGGMALEALNHIGHEQKDIIVVLNDNEMSIAPNVGALHNVLGRMRTAGKYNWVKDEIEYLIKRVPAVGGKLASTAERVKDSLKYLFVSGMFFEEMGFTYLGPVDGHDFNDLFENLNYAKKTKGPVLLHVMTKKGKGYHPAEKDKVGTWHGTGPYKIDTGDFLKPKLVAPSWSKLVAETVRNLAREDRRIVAITPAMPVGSKLEGFAKEFPDRMFDVGIAEQHATTMAAGLAAVGMKPFLAIYSTFLQRAYDQMVHDICRQNLNVFIGIDRSGLVGADGETHNGIYDIAFLRHVPNIVVMMPKDENEGQHMVNTAIKYNDGPIALRYPRGNGLGVELDDQLTVIPIGSWEVLRDGSDAVILTFGTTIQMALEAADQLEKNLKLSVRVVNSRFIKPLDGDMLAEIYQEGLPILTIEEAALQGGFGSAVLEHAQENGYDPLLIKRMGIPDYFVEHGSVNLLLEEIDLTKEKVMENLRLMIQKKDRKKIL; encoded by the coding sequence ATGGATCTTACCAACATTGAAAACCCTCAGTTTCTTAAACATTTATCTAAGGAACAGTTGGAGCAACTAAGCTATGATATTCGTCAGTTTCTTATTGAAAAGCTTTCAAAGACAGGCGGACATATTGGTCCTAATTTAGGAGTCGTTGAGCTTACCATTGCTCTCCATAAAGTTTTTGACAGTCCGAAGGACAAATTTCTTTGGGATGTTGGACATCAAGCCTATGTTCATAAAATCTTAACTGGTCGTGCCAAGGACTTTGACACGCTTAGGCAATATAAAGGCTTGAGTGGATTTCCAAAAAGGGCGGAAAGTGAACATGATGTTTGGGAAACAGGCCATAGTTCCACTTCTTTGTCAGCTGCAATGGGGATGGTCATTGCTCGTGATATAAAAAGATCAAATGAACATATCGTTCCCATCATAGGGGATGGAGCGTTAACAGGTGGGATGGCACTTGAAGCCTTGAATCATATTGGACATGAACAAAAGGATATTATTGTGGTTTTAAATGATAACGAAATGTCTATAGCCCCTAATGTTGGTGCTCTTCATAATGTTCTAGGAAGAATGCGAACAGCGGGCAAATACAATTGGGTAAAAGATGAAATTGAGTATTTAATAAAAAGAGTTCCAGCTGTAGGTGGAAAACTTGCATCAACAGCTGAACGAGTCAAGGACAGCCTAAAATATTTATTCGTTTCCGGTATGTTTTTTGAAGAAATGGGTTTTACCTATTTAGGTCCCGTTGATGGGCATGATTTTAATGATTTATTTGAAAACTTAAACTATGCGAAGAAAACTAAAGGTCCAGTCTTATTACATGTCATGACGAAAAAAGGGAAAGGTTATCATCCTGCTGAAAAGGATAAGGTAGGAACATGGCACGGTACCGGCCCTTATAAAATTGATACGGGTGATTTTCTAAAACCGAAACTAGTTGCTCCATCATGGAGTAAATTAGTGGCTGAAACCGTAAGGAACTTAGCAAGAGAAGATAGACGTATTGTTGCGATTACACCTGCTATGCCTGTTGGTTCTAAGTTGGAGGGATTTGCGAAAGAATTTCCAGATCGTATGTTTGATGTAGGAATAGCCGAACAACATGCAACAACAATGGCTGCTGGTTTGGCTGCGGTGGGGATGAAGCCGTTTTTAGCTATTTATTCTACTTTCCTCCAAAGAGCATACGATCAGATGGTACATGATATTTGTAGACAAAATTTAAATGTTTTTATCGGCATTGATCGCTCTGGTTTAGTTGGAGCAGACGGAGAAACGCATAATGGAATTTATGATATTGCGTTTTTAAGACATGTACCGAATATTGTTGTTATGATGCCTAAAGATGAAAATGAAGGACAACATATGGTGAACACAGCTATCAAATACAATGATGGTCCAATTGCACTCCGCTATCCTCGTGGCAATGGGCTAGGAGTTGAGCTTGATGATCAATTAACTGTTATTCCAATTGGTTCATGGGAAGTTTTAAGGGATGGATCGGATGCAGTTATTTTAACTTTTGGTACGACTATTCAAATGGCTCTGGAAGCAGCTGACCAACTGGAAAAAAATCTAAAGTTATCTGTACGTGTGGTTAATAGCCGATTTATCAAGCCTCTTGATGGGGATATGTTAGCTGAAATTTATCAAGAAGGATTACCAATATTAACGATCGAAGAAGCAGCTTTGCAAGGCGGATTTGGAAGTGCAGTGTTAGAACATGCTCAGGAAAATGGGTATGATCCATTGTTAATTAAAAGAATGGGTATTCCAGACTATTTTGTTGAACATGGGAGTGTAAATTTATTGCTGGAAGAGATCGATCTTACAAAAGAGAAGGTAATGGAAAATTTACGATTGATGATACAGAAAAAGGACCGAAAAAAAATATTATGA
- a CDS encoding exodeoxyribonuclease VII small subunit encodes MTEKEISFEEAMKSLEEIVNKLEEGDVPLEKAIEYYQEGMGLSKICHEKLQHVEKQMDFILKENGEMTQFHLQEDENE; translated from the coding sequence ATGACTGAGAAAGAAATTAGTTTTGAAGAAGCGATGAAGAGTTTGGAAGAGATTGTGAATAAACTTGAAGAAGGAGACGTCCCGCTTGAAAAAGCAATTGAATATTATCAAGAAGGAATGGGACTATCGAAAATTTGTCATGAAAAACTGCAACATGTTGAAAAACAAATGGATTTTATTTTAAAAGAGAACGGGGAGATGACTCAATTTCATCTTCAGGAGGATGAAAACGAGTGA